The Sphaerospermopsis torques-reginae ITEP-024 genome has a window encoding:
- the cynS gene encoding cyanase, whose translation MSIPEITQTLLEAKKEKGLSFADLEKILRLDEVYIAAIFYRQASASPEEAKLLVEALDLAPIYIQELTKYPVKGLGPVVPTDPLIYRLYEIMQVYGFPIKEVIQEKFGDGIMSAIDFTLDVEKEVDPKGDRVKITMSGKFLPYKKW comes from the coding sequence ATGTCTATTCCTGAAATTACGCAAACTTTATTAGAGGCAAAGAAAGAGAAAGGTTTAAGCTTTGCTGATTTAGAAAAAATTCTGAGACTGGATGAAGTATACATTGCGGCTATATTCTACCGTCAAGCTAGTGCATCACCTGAAGAAGCTAAGTTATTAGTAGAAGCATTGGATTTAGCCCCCATCTATATCCAAGAATTGACCAAATATCCAGTCAAGGGATTGGGGCCTGTTGTGCCAACAGACCCACTGATTTACCGCTTATATGAAATTATGCAGGTCTATGGCTTCCCGATCAAGGAAGTAATTCAAGAAAAGTTTGGTGATGGGATTATGAGTGCAATTGACTTTACCTTAGATGTAGAAAAAGAGGTAGACCCCAAAGGCGATCGCGTGAAAATTACCATGTCTGGTAAATTCCTACCGTACAAAAAGTGGTAG
- a CDS encoding lipoxygenase family protein, with translation MKPFLPQNDPNPEKRQASLQKGRKEYEFMYDFLPPLAMLKSVPPTENFSTKYIAERALQAAELPINMMAVKAHTAWDPLDELQDYEDFFPVLPKPNVMKTYETDDSFAEQRLCGVNPLVLRQLKEMPANFAFTIEEFQATLKPKFGDSINFINSLNTGNLYVADYRPLAFVQGGTFAKGKKYLPAPVAFFCWRSLGFKDRGQLVPVAIQINPKEGKASPLITSFDDPSIWSYAKCCVQIADANHHEMNSHLCRTHFVMEPFAVVTPRQLAENHPLRILLKPHFRFMLANNDLGRQRLVNRGGPVDELLGGTLQESLQIVVDAYKDWSLDQFALPTELKNRGVDDVENLPHYPYRDDGLLLWEVINKFVFNYLELYYKTSEDLQGDAELQAWARELVAQDGGRVKGMSDRIDTLEQLVKIVTTIIYICGPLHSAINFPQYEYMAFIPNMPLAAYQPIKKEGISSRQELIDFLPPAKPTSTQLSTLFILSDYRYDRLGYYEDEEFTDPNADDVIKQFQQDLNVVQRKIELHNKGRLVNYEYLQPRLVINSISI, from the coding sequence ATGAAGCCATTTCTACCTCAAAATGATCCCAACCCTGAAAAACGCCAAGCTTCCCTACAAAAAGGACGCAAAGAATATGAATTTATGTATGATTTTTTGCCTCCTCTAGCGATGTTAAAAAGCGTACCTCCCACAGAAAATTTTTCTACCAAATATATTGCAGAACGCGCATTACAAGCAGCAGAACTGCCGATAAATATGATGGCTGTCAAAGCCCATACTGCTTGGGACCCATTAGATGAATTGCAAGACTATGAAGACTTTTTTCCAGTTTTGCCTAAACCTAATGTAATGAAAACTTATGAAACTGATGATTCATTTGCTGAACAAAGGCTTTGTGGAGTAAATCCTTTAGTTTTGCGTCAGCTAAAAGAAATGCCAGCTAACTTTGCATTTACTATCGAAGAATTTCAAGCAACTCTAAAACCTAAATTTGGCGACTCTATCAACTTCATCAACAGTCTGAATACTGGCAATTTATATGTAGCTGATTATAGACCATTAGCCTTTGTTCAAGGAGGCACTTTCGCCAAAGGTAAAAAGTATCTACCAGCGCCAGTAGCCTTTTTCTGTTGGCGTAGTTTAGGCTTTAAAGATCGTGGTCAACTCGTACCTGTAGCGATCCAAATTAATCCAAAAGAAGGTAAAGCAAGCCCATTAATCACATCTTTTGATGACCCTTCTATCTGGTCTTATGCTAAGTGCTGCGTTCAAATTGCTGATGCTAATCATCATGAAATGAACAGCCATTTATGCCGGACTCATTTTGTCATGGAACCCTTTGCAGTTGTCACCCCCCGTCAACTAGCAGAAAACCATCCTTTAAGAATACTTTTAAAACCGCATTTTCGGTTTATGTTAGCTAACAATGATTTGGGTCGCCAACGTTTAGTTAATAGAGGCGGTCCTGTGGATGAATTGTTAGGAGGAACTCTGCAAGAGTCACTACAAATTGTTGTTGATGCTTATAAAGATTGGAGTTTGGATCAGTTTGCTCTACCTACAGAACTGAAAAATCGAGGTGTGGATGATGTAGAAAACTTGCCACACTATCCTTATCGGGATGATGGGCTGTTATTGTGGGAAGTAATTAACAAATTTGTGTTTAACTATTTGGAGCTTTATTACAAGACTTCCGAAGACTTGCAAGGTGATGCAGAACTGCAAGCTTGGGCGCGGGAATTAGTTGCTCAAGATGGTGGTCGGGTCAAAGGTATGAGCGATCGCATTGATACTTTGGAACAATTAGTTAAGATTGTTACGACTATCATCTACATTTGTGGACCCCTACATTCTGCTATTAATTTCCCGCAATATGAATATATGGCTTTCATTCCCAATATGCCCCTAGCCGCCTATCAACCAATTAAAAAAGAAGGCATTTCCAGCCGCCAAGAACTGATAGATTTTTTACCACCAGCGAAACCAACAAGTACCCAATTATCAACTTTATTCATCCTCTCAGACTATCGTTATGACAGATTGGGATATTATGAAGACGAAGAATTTACAGACCCAAATGCTGACGATGTAATCAAGCAATTCCAGCAAGATTTGAATGTAGTGCAGAGAAAAATTGAGTTGCACAACAAGGGACGCTTAGTAAATTATGAATATCTCCAACCCCGCCTTGTTATCAACAGCATCAGCATATAA
- a CDS encoding precorrin-2 C(20)-methyltransferase, whose protein sequence is MNSKGRLYGVGVGPGDPELLTLKALRLIRSASVIAYQSAIDRESIARKIVSPYLPGNQIEVLYHLPRALEPEKAKDIYETEVEPIAAHLAAGRDVVVLCEGDPFFYGSFMYIFTRLSEKYQTEVVPGISSLMACPVSLGVPFTYYNDILTVLPATLPTEMLTAQLLATDAAAIMKLGRHFVKVRDILHQLGLHTRAKYIERATTTQQRIVPLHEVDPAKVPYFSMIVIPTKQRL, encoded by the coding sequence ATGAACTCAAAAGGTCGTCTGTATGGAGTTGGTGTTGGTCCTGGAGATCCAGAACTATTGACATTAAAAGCATTACGCTTAATACGTTCGGCCTCTGTTATTGCCTATCAATCAGCAATAGACCGGGAAAGTATCGCCAGAAAAATCGTGTCGCCATACTTACCCGGTAATCAAATAGAAGTTTTATATCATCTTCCCCGCGCCCTAGAACCAGAAAAAGCCAAAGATATTTATGAAACAGAAGTTGAACCCATTGCCGCACATCTAGCAGCCGGTCGGGATGTCGTTGTATTGTGTGAAGGCGATCCGTTTTTTTACGGTTCTTTCATGTATATCTTCACTCGTTTATCTGAGAAATATCAGACGGAAGTTGTCCCTGGCATTTCTTCCTTAATGGCCTGTCCAGTATCCTTGGGTGTACCCTTCACCTACTACAACGATATTCTCACAGTTCTACCTGCCACGCTGCCCACAGAAATGCTAACTGCCCAACTGCTGGCCACAGATGCAGCGGCAATAATGAAACTTGGCCGTCATTTTGTCAAAGTGCGTGATATCCTCCATCAATTAGGATTGCATACACGCGCCAAATATATTGAACGGGCAACAACCACACAGCAAAGAATTGTACCTTTACATGAAGTAGATCCCGCAAAAGTCCCCTATTTTTCTATGATAGTTATACCGACGAAGCAAAGACTTTAA
- the cbiE gene encoding precorrin-6y C5,15-methyltransferase (decarboxylating) subunit CbiE: protein MQKWLSIIGIGEDGIQGLSAIALSILNQAKIIIGGERHLAMLPPEDYREKIKWKSPFHSSITEIINRRGEGKSICILASGDPMCYGVGATIIKHIPIDEITIIPSPSAFSLACSRLGWNFTETETLSLCGRPVSLLQSYIYSGAKLLILSAGKNTPKNVAEILTKRGYGNSKITVLERMGGMNERVFTGVANSWKERDIASLNTIAVECIADLGITGLSRFPGLPDSAFHHDGQLTKREVRAVTLSTLAPLPGELLWDIGAGCGSISIEWMRSNMRCGAIAIEQNTNRLNYIADNAAALGTPNLQIIAGKSPEVIQNLPTPDAIFIGGGVTAPGLFDICWNALKIGGRMVANVVTLEGEKTLFEWYEKVGGNFTRISIQRAEPIGKFLGWKGMSQVTQWVAYKS from the coding sequence ATGCAAAAGTGGTTATCAATTATCGGCATCGGTGAAGATGGAATTCAGGGATTAAGTGCGATCGCTCTTTCTATTCTTAACCAAGCTAAAATTATCATCGGTGGGGAACGTCATCTAGCTATGTTACCCCCTGAAGATTATAGGGAAAAAATTAAGTGGAAATCTCCTTTTCATAGTTCCATTACAGAAATTATAAACCGTCGTGGTGAAGGGAAATCAATATGTATTTTAGCTAGTGGCGATCCAATGTGTTATGGTGTGGGTGCTACTATTATTAAACATATTCCTATTGATGAAATTACTATTATTCCCTCACCTTCGGCTTTTAGTTTAGCTTGTTCTCGGTTAGGTTGGAACTTTACAGAAACAGAAACTTTAAGTTTATGCGGTCGTCCTGTTTCTTTACTGCAATCTTATATTTATTCTGGTGCGAAATTATTAATTTTAAGTGCAGGTAAAAACACACCGAAAAATGTTGCTGAAATATTAACAAAACGCGGTTATGGTAATAGTAAAATTACCGTTTTAGAAAGAATGGGCGGTATGAATGAACGAGTTTTCACAGGTGTTGCTAATAGTTGGAAAGAAAGAGATATTGCATCTTTAAATACAATTGCAGTAGAATGTATTGCAGATTTAGGAATAACTGGTTTATCAAGATTTCCTGGTTTACCTGATAGTGCTTTTCACCATGATGGACAGTTAACAAAACGAGAAGTCAGGGCGGTGACATTATCAACATTAGCACCTTTACCGGGCGAATTACTTTGGGATATTGGGGCAGGTTGTGGTTCTATTTCTATAGAATGGATGCGAAGTAATATGAGATGTGGGGCGATCGCCATTGAACAAAATACCAATAGATTAAATTATATCGCTGATAATGCAGCAGCTTTAGGTACACCTAATTTACAAATTATTGCCGGCAAATCACCAGAAGTTATCCAAAATTTACCCACACCTGACGCTATTTTTATCGGTGGAGGAGTCACCGCACCAGGATTATTTGATATTTGTTGGAATGCTTTAAAAATAGGGGGAAGAATGGTAGCTAATGTTGTCACCTTAGAAGGGGAAAAAACATTATTTGAATGGTATGAAAAAGTCGGGGGAAATTTTACCAGAATTTCTATTCAGCGTGCAGAACCAATTGGTAAATTTTTAGGTTGGAAAGGAATGTCTCAAGTAACGCAGTGGGTAGCATATAAATCATGA
- a CDS encoding pentapeptide repeat-containing protein, with amino-acid sequence MDANSFLSQYTSGKRNFQGAILHQAQLTQAELTGVNLSEADLSGADLSEANLSKSNLSRANLTNADLNGANLQGANLSEVNLIGADLTRVNFQETNLSRADLRAANLTSANLLGANLSEADISGADFSSANLQKANLIGSNIEESELYDADLTGAIISEPEMTEEVLHIGLSHTWITWAGSY; translated from the coding sequence ATGGACGCTAATAGCTTCCTGAGTCAATATACATCAGGAAAACGGAATTTTCAGGGAGCAATTCTGCATCAGGCACAGCTAACTCAAGCTGAATTAACTGGTGTTAATTTATCTGAAGCTGACTTGAGTGGTGCTGATTTAAGTGAAGCAAACTTGAGTAAATCTAATCTATCTAGAGCAAATTTGACCAATGCCGATCTCAATGGTGCAAATTTGCAAGGTGCAAACTTGAGTGAAGTAAATTTGATTGGTGCTGACTTAACAAGAGTTAATTTCCAGGAAACTAACCTCAGTCGTGCAGACTTGCGAGCCGCAAATTTAACGTCAGCTAATCTACTGGGTGCAAACCTCAGTGAAGCAGATATCAGTGGTGCTGATTTCAGCAGTGCTAATCTTCAAAAAGCCAATTTGATTGGTAGCAATATTGAAGAATCAGAACTCTATGATGCAGATTTAACTGGTGCAATCATTTCTGAACCAGAGATGACTGAGGAAGTTCTGCATATAGGTTTATCCCATACATGGATCACATGGGCTGGAAGTTATTGA
- the cobJ gene encoding precorrin-3B C(17)-methyltransferase, which translates to MKTRLTPAVVILCQNSITVARQIISILPGSKLYGLASRTCDVDVSFTNFGDTLRELFAAGTPIIGICAAGIIIRTLAPLITDKSQEPPVLAVAEDGSAVVPLLGGLSGVNDLARQIAVALKVQPAITTTGDLRFRTALLSPPFGYHLANPENAKKFISDLLAGAKVKLAGTAPWLSESNLPIDENGELTIEVTEKNIIPQPDCLVYHPQKVAIAITSPNSGTLSHIYELLEEAQVSPKAVAVILAPLYLAADPIVENIAHIFQVPIRFFAVSQLTKFTTQGYCFHEAVVCAGTEPNNKFLCSAFSQITLSISPEIINPETIGQPQGKLAIIGTGPGASKWMSPEVKEILNHATDLVGYKTYINLIGTLADGKKIHESDNREEEARAKMALDLAATGKYVAVVSSGDPGIYAMATAVFEVIDKYQQPEWQTIDIQVSPGISAMQATAAAIGAPLGHDFCVISLSDILKPWEIIAQRITNAAQGDFVIAFYNPISKERTWQLEEAKNILLKYRKPDTPVILGWNIGRPGQTVKVITLEQLEPTDADMRTLIIVGSSQTRKIENSDSDKDIRVYTPRRYQLIIDN; encoded by the coding sequence ATGAAAACAAGGTTGACACCTGCCGTTGTCATACTGTGTCAAAATAGTATCACAGTAGCAAGGCAAATTATAAGTATTTTACCAGGATCGAAATTATACGGTTTAGCAAGTCGTACCTGTGATGTGGATGTAAGTTTTACAAACTTTGGCGATACACTGCGCGAGTTGTTCGCCGCTGGCACACCGATAATTGGTATATGTGCGGCTGGGATTATAATTAGAACTTTAGCACCACTGATTACAGATAAAAGTCAAGAACCACCAGTATTAGCTGTAGCTGAAGATGGGAGTGCAGTTGTGCCGCTTTTGGGTGGACTAAGTGGAGTAAACGACTTAGCACGACAAATAGCAGTAGCTTTAAAAGTACAACCTGCCATTACCACTACAGGAGATTTGCGTTTTCGGACAGCGTTGTTATCTCCTCCTTTTGGATATCATTTAGCTAACCCAGAAAATGCCAAAAAATTTATATCTGACTTATTAGCAGGCGCAAAAGTTAAATTAGCAGGAACAGCACCTTGGTTAAGTGAAAGTAACTTACCGATAGATGAAAATGGGGAGTTAACTATTGAGGTGACAGAAAAAAACATAATTCCTCAACCTGACTGTTTAGTTTATCATCCCCAAAAAGTAGCGATCGCCATTACTTCCCCCAACTCAGGAACACTTAGCCACATTTACGAACTACTAGAAGAAGCGCAGGTTTCACCCAAAGCAGTCGCAGTTATTCTTGCACCTCTTTACCTCGCTGCTGATCCCATAGTTGAAAACATCGCCCACATTTTTCAAGTACCTATTCGGTTTTTTGCAGTCAGTCAACTGACAAAATTTACCACCCAAGGATACTGTTTTCATGAAGCAGTTGTTTGTGCAGGTACAGAACCAAATAACAAATTTTTGTGTTCTGCATTTTCCCAGATTACTCTGAGTATTTCTCCAGAAATTATCAACCCCGAAACCATCGGACAACCACAGGGAAAATTAGCCATTATTGGTACTGGACCTGGTGCATCAAAATGGATGTCACCCGAAGTTAAAGAAATTCTCAATCATGCTACTGACTTAGTAGGTTATAAAACTTATATCAATTTAATTGGTACATTAGCTGACGGTAAAAAAATTCATGAATCTGATAATAGAGAAGAAGAAGCACGGGCAAAAATGGCCTTAGACTTAGCAGCAACAGGTAAATATGTAGCAGTAGTTTCTTCAGGAGATCCCGGTATTTATGCAATGGCCACCGCAGTTTTTGAAGTCATAGATAAATATCAACAACCAGAATGGCAAACAATTGATATTCAAGTATCCCCTGGTATTTCCGCCATGCAAGCCACCGCAGCAGCTATTGGCGCACCTTTAGGACATGACTTTTGTGTAATTTCTCTTTCTGACATTTTAAAACCTTGGGAAATTATCGCCCAACGTATTACAAACGCAGCCCAAGGTGATTTTGTAATTGCATTTTATAATCCTATTTCCAAAGAAAGAACTTGGCAATTAGAAGAAGCGAAAAATATCTTGCTCAAATATAGAAAACCAGATACTCCAGTAATATTAGGGTGGAATATTGGCAGACCAGGACAAACGGTAAAAGTCATTACTTTGGAACAATTAGAACCAACAGATGCTGATATGCGAACCTTGATTATTGTTGGTTCTTCCCAAACTCGGAAAATTGAAAACAGTGATAGTGATAAAGATATACGGGTTTATACACCACGTCGTTATCAATTGATAATTGACAATTGA
- a CDS encoding glycerol-3-phosphate acyltransferase — MFQLWGLLVILITCPLLGAMPLIAWITYAIKRQRLAQMGTGNISVSAAFYHGGKLVGILAVLSEAFKGIAAVSIARIFFPEGSFWELIALIALVIGRYSLGRGAGTTNVVWGFLMHDPLIAGFVSLVAAIGFIILRSKQAIKYGVLILFPVFVAVLHFNDLPKILAAFALAGLVGWIYQQMPDDMDLPVAAADTESQPMMQYLSGGEQTIITLDDDLEPEVFGAKAATLSQIKRWGYPVPKGWILAPFDDPALLIDFLQPSSLSPLVVRSSAIGEDSQQASAAGQYETVLNVTNKQELELAIAQVQASYNHPTAVEYRRNLGAKDAAMAVLIQPQVQSVYSGVAFSRDPIAQQGDAVIIEAVSGSPTQVVSGKITPEQYRVFVAGEDKLSTVKFEGEGKIPQPLIKQVAYLARRLEKRYHGVPQDVEWSYDGQTLWVLQARPITTLLPIWTRKIAAEVIPGVIHPLTWSINLPLTCGMWGELFTIVLGDKTRELDFTKMATLHYSRAYFNASFLGEVFLEMGLPPESLDFLTRGAKMSKPPLASTLENLPGLTKLLQREISLEKEFKRDYRQRFIPGLTKLSHEIIEELSAPQLLTRVDMILDLLNQGTYYSILSPLSAAIRQAVSGVKEEQIDHSITPEVASLRSLKLLAADAQEILPEIEPERFFEQLEQIPEGQRILDDFAEILEDYGYLSEVGTDISVPRWKEHPHLVRQIFVQFIQAHETANADESKQRQQGFVQSRVDLKGRVTEVYSRLLAELRWTFLALEKLWLKDGLLKQTGDIFFLKLGEVRRLAANADPELRDKVAELLQKRRSQFLEDSQITQIPPLVYGNNPPHPIAAPIDTSDHILLGIPASQGQAAGQVKVVRNLQEAGEINKQTILVVPYTDSGWATILVRAGGVIAEAGGKLSHGAIVAREYGIPAVMDVRGATYLLQDGQQVRIDGSKGIVELEEFLA; from the coding sequence ATGTTTCAGCTTTGGGGTTTATTAGTTATTTTAATTACTTGCCCACTCTTAGGGGCAATGCCGCTAATTGCTTGGATTACTTACGCTATTAAGCGTCAGCGATTAGCACAAATGGGTACAGGAAATATTAGCGTCTCCGCTGCTTTCTACCACGGTGGTAAACTGGTGGGTATTTTAGCAGTGCTGTCGGAAGCTTTTAAAGGAATTGCAGCAGTATCAATTGCCCGTATTTTTTTTCCTGAAGGTTCATTTTGGGAATTGATAGCTTTGATCGCCTTAGTAATAGGTAGATATTCTTTAGGGAGAGGAGCAGGAACAACAAACGTAGTTTGGGGATTTTTGATGCACGACCCCCTGATCGCCGGATTTGTGAGTTTAGTAGCAGCTATTGGTTTTATCATTTTGCGCTCTAAACAAGCGATCAAATATGGGGTTTTGATTTTATTTCCCGTATTTGTAGCAGTCTTACATTTTAATGATTTGCCAAAAATTCTTGCTGCCTTTGCATTAGCGGGATTAGTCGGTTGGATTTATCAACAAATGCCTGATGACATGGATCTGCCAGTGGCAGCAGCAGACACAGAATCACAACCGATGATGCAATATTTAAGCGGTGGTGAGCAAACGATTATCACTTTAGATGATGACCTAGAACCAGAGGTATTTGGAGCTAAGGCAGCTACATTATCACAAATCAAACGCTGGGGTTATCCCGTGCCAAAAGGCTGGATTTTAGCGCCCTTTGATGATCCTGCCCTGTTGATTGATTTTCTGCAACCATCATCCCTGTCACCCTTAGTAGTGCGTTCTTCTGCGATTGGGGAAGATTCTCAACAAGCGTCTGCGGCTGGACAATACGAAACAGTATTGAATGTTACTAATAAACAAGAGTTAGAACTTGCGATCGCCCAAGTTCAAGCCTCCTATAATCATCCTACGGCTGTAGAGTATCGCCGCAATCTTGGTGCTAAGGATGCGGCCATGGCCGTATTGATTCAGCCCCAAGTCCAAAGTGTATATTCTGGTGTGGCCTTTAGTCGTGATCCCATAGCCCAACAAGGTGATGCAGTCATCATTGAAGCAGTATCAGGTAGTCCTACTCAAGTTGTTTCTGGGAAAATTACACCAGAACAATATCGGGTGTTTGTTGCAGGTGAAGATAAATTATCTACAGTGAAATTTGAGGGAGAAGGAAAAATTCCCCAACCATTAATTAAACAAGTAGCATATTTAGCCCGAAGATTAGAAAAACGTTATCATGGCGTTCCCCAAGATGTAGAGTGGAGTTATGACGGACAAACTCTCTGGGTATTGCAAGCACGACCAATTACCACCTTACTACCAATCTGGACAAGGAAAATCGCCGCTGAAGTCATTCCCGGTGTGATTCATCCCTTAACGTGGTCAATTAATTTACCCTTGACTTGTGGGATGTGGGGAGAACTGTTCACGATAGTCTTAGGTGACAAAACCCGCGAGTTAGATTTCACCAAAATGGCAACGCTGCATTATTCTAGAGCTTACTTTAATGCTTCCTTTTTAGGTGAAGTGTTTCTGGAGATGGGTTTACCGCCAGAAAGTTTGGATTTTTTAACCAGAGGCGCGAAAATGAGTAAACCGCCTCTAGCTTCCACCTTGGAGAACTTACCAGGATTGACAAAGTTGTTACAGCGGGAAATCAGCTTAGAAAAGGAATTTAAGCGAGATTATCGTCAAAGGTTTATTCCGGGGTTGACAAAATTATCACATGAAATAATTGAGGAATTATCAGCACCGCAGTTGTTAACCAGAGTTGACATGATTCTTGATCTGCTCAACCAGGGTACTTACTACAGTATTTTATCTCCCTTGAGTGCTGCTATCCGGCAAGCGGTGTCTGGGGTGAAAGAGGAGCAAATTGATCACAGTATTACTCCTGAAGTAGCATCATTGCGATCGCTGAAACTTTTAGCCGCAGATGCCCAAGAAATCTTACCGGAGATTGAGCCAGAAAGATTTTTTGAGCAATTGGAACAAATTCCCGAAGGGCAGCGAATTTTAGACGATTTTGCCGAAATATTGGAAGATTATGGTTATTTGAGTGAAGTGGGAACTGATATTTCCGTCCCCAGATGGAAAGAACACCCTCACCTAGTCAGACAAATCTTTGTCCAGTTCATCCAAGCACATGAAACTGCAAATGCGGATGAGTCCAAACAACGTCAACAAGGTTTTGTACAAAGCCGTGTGGATCTTAAAGGAAGAGTCACAGAAGTTTATTCTCGCTTATTGGCGGAATTACGCTGGACGTTTTTAGCTTTAGAAAAGCTTTGGCTCAAAGATGGTTTATTAAAGCAAACAGGGGATATCTTCTTTTTGAAATTGGGAGAAGTGCGACGTTTAGCAGCAAACGCTGATCCAGAACTGAGAGATAAAGTTGCTGAGTTATTGCAAAAGCGGCGATCGCAATTTCTCGAAGATAGCCAAATTACTCAAATTCCGCCTCTCGTTTACGGCAACAATCCCCCCCATCCTATCGCTGCACCCATTGATACCTCTGACCATATTTTACTAGGTATTCCCGCCAGTCAAGGACAGGCCGCAGGACAAGTTAAGGTAGTGAGAAATTTACAGGAAGCAGGGGAAATTAATAAACAGACAATTCTGGTTGTACCTTATACCGATTCTGGTTGGGCGACTATTTTAGTTAGAGCCGGGGGAGTCATAGCCGAAGCTGGTGGTAAACTTTCTCATGGGGCGATTGTTGCTCGTGAATACGGGATTCCCGCAGTTATGGATGTACGCGGTGCTACCTATCTTCTTCAGGATGGTCAACAAGTACGCATTGATGGTTCTAAAGGTATTGTTGAACTGGAGGAATTTTTAGCGTGA